The sequence CCTGCTTTAGGGTTTTGTAGCTGAACTAGTTCAGCATCATCAGTAGTAACTTCGCTTTCGCTTCTTTCTTTTTTCATTTCTCCCTCACCACCATTGTCATTTTTCTTGCTACATGCAGTTAAACTAAAGCACATAGCCATCACTAATAATAATAAAATTATCTTTTTCATAATTCCTCCTACTTAAGTATTCTTTTTTGACTAACTATATTTACATCCAAGTCTAAAATATTTTCCTTTATCACATCGCCTACATTGATAGGTGCTTTTGCGCGTAAATTAAATATTTCTTTTAATATTGCTTGGTGATAAATTTTCTTTACTTTTTTATCAGTCTTTACTGGCAAGCCTGAAACCATCTGACTATCTATCCTAATCTTACCATATACATAGTCATCTTCCTCTTGAAGAAGGCTCTTCGCATAATTGTAGCCTCTTCCGCAGCGATTGCCAGATATTTCATCGCCATTGATTCTTATCTTGCAACAAACTGGGCAGCATACACACTCTAATATCATGCAATCACCTTCGGTTCTATCTCTTTTTTAAGTATAAGCTTAAACCAAACATAGGCAACTATACCCTTAAGTATTGATGATAATGATATCGCTATCCATACGCCATCTAGTCCGTAGTATTTCATAAAGAATATTGCAAATGGTATACGCATTAGATTTAGTACTACTCCAGAGTATGATGGTTCTTTCGTCCTGCCTATGCCGTTGAAAAATCCTGTTACACCTATCTCTATAACCATGAACAATTGTGAATATCCAAGTATCCTTAAGTAGTCAGCGCCTGCTTGCATTGCTACTGGATCTTTTGGCAAGAACGCTGAGAATATTGGTCTAGCAAATACTATAAGTAATAAAGATGTTGCTGTACCAAGTGTCGCCATGATTCTCATCGACTTTTTAAAGCCAAGTATAATTCTATCATATGTACCTTTACCGAAGTTCTGTCCGGTAAAAGCAGTGTTTGCAAATGAGAAACCATTTGCTGTCATCCAAGATATTGACTCAATTTGCGAACCTATGGACATAGCTGAGACCGCATAAGCGCCTAGCTTTGTTAAGTAACCTGTTAGTATCATCGAAACGGATGCGTGGCAGGCTTCCATAAGTGTCATCGGCACTCCTAGTTTTAGTATATGTCTTGTAATCTCCGAAGGCACCTTCTTTAGATAGTTTACTCTAACATAGATTAGGTCGTTCTTAATGCCTATGAAGACATATATAAGAAAAATCACTAAAGTTGCAATAACTGAAGCTATGGCTGTGCCCATCGCTCCCATATGAAACACGAATATGAATAGTGGGTCTAAAACCATGTTTACTACTAATCCGATAGAGCTTATTATAAATGGTGTCTTGCTGTTACCCATGCTGTTAAATGTTGCTGCAAAGAGTGGATTTAAGAACATAAAGCCTAAGCCAAAGGCTATGGCTACCATGTATTCACTCGCAAGCTCTTGAACTGCCGCATCGCCTTCTTTGAATGAGTAGAGGCCTATAAGTTCATTATGAAAAATTATAAATATTGCAGCGATTGTCATGGAGATTATAAAGCCTAATCTAAAGCCACCGCTTATATAGTTTTTCGTGCTTTCCAGGTCGGATTTGCCAAAGCTTTGCGAAACACCAACAGATAGTCCCACTTGGCACATGATTATCAGTGAGCTAATCAGCCAAAGATATTGACCAACTATGCCGACGGCCGCAACCGCCTGTGTACCAACTTTGCCAAGCCAGAACATGTCTGTGATTTGATAAGACATTTGCAAAAGTGAAGTGCCCATAAGTGGTATAGCAAGTTTAAAAAGTATCGGCGAAATCTCCCCTTGTGTTAAGTCTCTCGATTCCCTCATCTATACATCACCCTGATCAGTAGTTATTATTACACCATTGTCAGTTAATACTAGTGTGTGTTCGAATTGCACACACTTGCTGCCATCCTTTGTTCTAGCAGTCCATCCGTTCTTGTCAAGCTTCATAGCCGCAGAGCCCATGCATATCATTGGCTCGATAGTAAAGGCCATGCCCTTAACAATTCTTGGTCCTTTAACTCCAGTATTGTAGTGGAACACTTGCGGATCTTCATGCATGTTCTTGCCGATTCCATGACCAATGAACTCTTTAACTATTGAGTAGCCCTTTGGTCTAGTAAAATCTTCTATGCACTTACCTATCTCGCCTATCCTAACGTTCTCGTCAACTATGCTGATAGCTTTGTACATAGCCTCTCTTGTGTGGTCAAATAATTTTTGATCCTCTTCAGAGATTTTACCTACTGGATATGACCAACATGAGTCAGCCATCCAACCCTTGTAGTTAACAACCATGTCGATGGAGATGATGTCTCCGTTCTTAAGAACAACGTCCTTACTTGGAAAGCCGTGGCATATCTCATCATTGACTGATGCACATATGGCAAATGGAAAGCCTTCGTAACCTTTTTGCTCTGGGTATGCTCCTTGACTAACGATGAAGTCATCAACAAAGTCATTAAGCTCCATAGTTGTTACGCCTTCCTTTACTTTGTCTCTTAGCGCATGATGAACGCTTACAAGTATCTTGCCTGCATCAATCATCTTATTAATTTGTTCTTTTGTCTTTAAATATATCATATCTTACTCCTTTTAAGTCTATTCTATTATTATATATATTTTAGCCTAATATGTCAAGAAGTTCACAGCCATATAGACACCTATAAACCGTGAACTTCTTAAACATAATTATATCTTATTAAATTATCTAATCCTCAATGTGTTTAGTATAGATATAAGTGTCACACCAACATCGCCAAAGACTGCTAACCATAGTGGCAATTGTATAAATAGTGATAGTATAATGATGGCTGCCTTAACTATACCTGTGAATATAAGATTCTCTAGTATGATCTTATTAACGAACTGAGATGTGTCAAATATGTTTACTATCTTTTCAATCCTGTCGTCCATGATAACAATGTCTGATGCTTCGATGGCTGCGTCTGAGCCAAGTGCTCCCATGCTTAGACCAATGTCTGCTCTCTTTATAACTGGTGAGTCATTTATACCGTCACCAACAAAGGCAACAAGTCCATCGTGACCTTGTTCCTTCTCAAAGAATTTTATTTTATCTTGAGGAAGTAGTTCTGCCTCGAAGGAATCAATGCCTAAGTCGTGTGCAACTTTTTGTGCGTATATCTTAGTATCTCCTGTAAGCATAACTGGCTTTATGTTTCTTTCTTTAAGTTCAGTAACAAGTTTCTTTGTTTCATCTTTAATCTCATCTTCAATATAAAGGTGAGCTATAAGCTTATCGTCAAGATATGTGTCTAAGACCTTGTACTCACTTTGCATATCGCTTGTAACGACCTTTACACTGCCGTATTTTGTTTCGGCTGCTACTCCATTAGAAAGGCTTGTGTAAGAAATGATTTCGTCTTTATCAATGTCTTCTCTCTCATCAACTATAGCACTTGATATAGGGTGCTTAGAATGATACTCTGCAAGTCTTGCTAAGTGAAGAGCCTTGCCTTCATCAAAATCAATTGCTTCAACATTGACAAGTTTGAACTTACCACTTGTTAGTGTGCCAGTCTTGTCAAAGCAGAATGTCTTTATATTTCTAAATCTATCTAAGAATTTTGTTCCCTTGAATAATATACCAATCTTACTCATCTTACCTATACCTGAGAAGTATGCTAATGGTACTGAGATGATTATAGCGCAAGGGCAAGATACTATTAAGAAGGCAAAGCATGTATGAAGTGCTTCCTTAAGCGGCATTATTTTTAATACTGGTGCAATAAGACCAATCATTGCTGCGATGAATACGACTATAGGTGTGTAGATTCTAGCAAATTTAGATACACTAGTTTCAAGCTTCGCTTTATCACTTTGTGAGCTTCTAACAAGCTCTTGTATCCTTGCAGCCGTTGAGTTCTTTGCAAGCTTTGTTGTTTCTATGATAAGGTAGCCTTCTTTAACGATGGCTCCTGAGTATACATTTTTATCTGCATCTACATAAACAGGTTCTGACTCGCCACTTATGTGGGCGTTGTCTACCTTAGCTTTTCCTTCAAGAACCACTCCATCTATGGCGATGGACTCGCCTTCACGAACTATGATTCTTGAGCCTATACTAACTTCAGATGGTTCTGTCTTAATCTCTTTACCGCCATCCAAAACAGTAGCGAAGACTGGTGACTTAACTATAAGCTCTTTAATCTTGTCCTTCGACTTATCAACTGCGATGTCACTAATGATTTCTCCAATTTGATATAGTAGCGAAACTAGTATTGCCTCTAGGTGCTCACCTATCAAGATGGCGCCGACAGTTGCAACAGTCATTAAAAACTCTTCAGCTAATACGCCATGTATAGCTCCTTTAATGCCATGTATAATGATGTCGTATGAGATAACCAAGTATGAGATGATAAAGAAGACCATCTTATATGGGCTGTCAATGAATAAATATGCTCCTAAGCATATAAGCGATACTAGTATCCTTATTAAAAATAGTTTTGAGAAGCCTTCCTCCTCTTCCTCTTCAGACTCGTCCTCGCCTCTTGTAACTAAGACATCTGGCTCTAAGTTGTTTACGTAGCTCGTAATCTCTCTTAGCACAAGCTGTGCATCACTTCCCTCTTTTACCTCTATGCTTAGAGTTGAGTTAATAAAGTCAAGGCTCGCACTCTCAACTGAGTCATGACTCTTTGCAAAGCTTTCTATCTTTTGTGCGCAGTTAGCACAAGTAAGTCCGTTTAAAATTAATTTTTCCATAGCTGCCTCCTCTGTGTCATATTGCATTTAATTAAATATATGCTTCATACGTTTTATATACAAACGCATAAACATATATTTATATATCAATATTAATATAACACATCGCTTATAAGAATGCAATAGTTTTTTTAAATATTTTTTCTCTTTTAACACTTTTGTATACATTGTTAATATGATATATGTTATAATTAAGCTATATAGTAAAGGAGGAAATATGCAAGAAATTATCGAACTGAAAAATTTAAAGAAAGCATTTAAGATCGGTAAAGAAAGTCTTCTTGTACTTAAAGGCATTAACTTGACTCTCTATAAGGAGCAAGCGATATGTATTGTTGGACCATCCGGTTCAGGTAAATCTACTCTATTGAATATGATGGCTGGACTCGAAAAGCCATCTTCGGGTGAAATAATTGTCGGCGGCATACACATTGAGAATCTTAATGAAGATGACCTAACAAAGTTTAGACAGCTAAACATTGGTTTTGTGTTTCAGTCGTATAACCTCATCCCTACCCTAACCGCACTTGAAAATGTAGGTTTAGGTTTAATATTTAAAGGCATATCTAAGAAAGAAAGAGATGAGCGTAGTGCTTATCTACTTGAAAAGGTAGGCCTAAAAGATAGAATGAAGCACAAACCAAGCGAGATGAGTGGTGGTCAGCAGCAAAGAGTAAGTATAGCTAGAGCTTTTGTAAACAAACCGAAGATAGTCTTTGCAGACGAACCGACAGGTAACCTTGATACTAAGACTAGTGTCGAGATTATGGAACTAATGACTACTATGACAAAGAAAGACAAGCAAACGCTTATCATAGTAACTCACGATTTAGAAACAGCAGTCTACTCTGACAGAATCGTTCACGTGCGTGACGGTATGATTGAGAAGGATGAAATGAACACAGATAAAAAGGAGGCACAATTAAGTGAAGAAGATATTTAGCATTTTATTAATTGCTATAATGATAATAAGCACCTTGAGTGTGAATATGTATGCAGGTAAACCAAGTGATCCAAGTAAACCTGGTGAAACACCAACACCAACACCAACACCAGCACCAGCTCCTACTCCAGTTGTTGAAGATGATTTATTTTTGGTGTCAACATCTACTGAAGAAGTGAAACCAGGTGATGAGACTACAATATACTTTGAACAAGATAATCCTGGTTACCGTAGATATTATAATTTTGCTGGCAATTATGAGATTTACTCAGTAAGAGCAACAAGCGATAGTCCTAATAACTGCTACGTTATTAATTCATACGGCGGGATCAATGGTGCCGAGGTAAGAGTCAGAATTCCTGAAAATGCCGAAGCAGGTACTTACAGAATCAGCCTTGTAGGTAAAGCAAAGCGTAGAGGCGACGATACTGCTTCACCTGTTAAAGTTGAGGGTGAAGCTTATATAAGAGTTAAGGAGGGCAGCCAAAGAAAGGCACAACTAAAGATTAACAGAGTTGATATCTTGCCAGATAATAACGTTGCCCCTGGTGGATCTTTAGCAGTTGGCTTTGAAATTGAAAATATTTCTGATATCTTAGCAAGAAACGTTGAACTAAATATCTCAGGTCTTGCAGAAGCAGGCCTTGCATTAAGAAACGGAACTACTACTCAAAAAGTTAGAAGCATTGAAGCAGGTAAGAAAACATATATTTATTATGAAATGAACGTCTCTAACACAGCAAAGTTTGGTTCATACGAACTAAAAACTGCTCTTAGCTATGAGAGTGAATTTAATAAAGAGACTATAAAAGAAGATACTTCTGTCTTTGTTAATATTGGTGGCGACGCTTCACAAAGCTCACAGCTAATCATACAAGACTTAAAGTTCCCTTCTGCAACTCTTGGAGTAAATAACACATTCGAAGTAAGCTTTAAGCTTAGAAACCAAGGTCAATCCGTTGCAAAGAGGATCAGAGCTACTGCTAAGAGCGAAGACCCAACAGGTGTTGTTTCAAGAACCGTTTCTGAAATACTTGTTAGAGACCTAGCTCCTGGCGAGGAGGAAACAGTTAGCTACAAATTCTTTACAACAAAGGGCGGAGCTACAAAGAACTACCCTATCAACATCAAGATTGAATACTTTGATGACTTCACCGATACAAAAGAGCCAAAGACTGTTGAACAAATTGCTGGAGTTTTCCTAAACAATCCAGACAATGCTGGCGATGGCAAGGACGCAAAGAAGTCAACACCAAAGTTAATCATAGACAAGTATGAATTCACTCCAAAGCTTCCACTTGCTGGAAACGAATTCGAGATGAATCTTTCATTCTACAACACAAACGCTAAAAAGGCTGTTAAGAATATTAAGATAGACTTAACAAGCCAAGACACAAGTAAAAGCGATTCAAACACAGCTGGCTCATCTGTTTTCACACCAGTTGACAGCTCAAATACATTCTATATAGGAAGAATACCTCCAAATGGCAAGGTTGAAAAGACTATAAAGATGTTTGTTGTTCCAGATGCAACAGCTAAAACTTACAATATAACAGCTAACTTTGAATATGAAGATGACGAAAATAACGAATATAAATCAAGTGAAAATATCGGTGTACCAGTATATCAAGAGTCAAAGCTTGATATAGACCCAATAAACTATCAAACAAACGCTATGGTAGGCGACAACATCCCTATCACTTGTAACTTCTACAACACTGGTAAGGTTACTCTATATAACTTCAAGGTAACTTTAACAGCTGACAACGCAACAGTTAATAACGGCACATACTACATCGGTAACTTCAACCCAGGCGGACAAGATGTTTATGAAGGCACCATCATGCCAAATGAAGCTGGTGAGTTAAAGGCTAAGGTTAAATTTACTTACGAAGACTCAACAGGCGAAGTTAAGGAAAAGGAAGAAGAGCTTAACATAACAGTAGAAGAAGCTCCACCAATGGATCCTAACGCTGGACCAGACGGTATGCCAATGCCAGATGGAGCTATGGGAGAGACTCCTTGGTTTAAGAAGCCACTATTCTATATTCCAGTAGCTTTAATAATCTTAGGAGCTATAGGCTTTGTAGTATTTAAAAAGCTTAAAAACAAAAAGAAAGAAAAGGATTTGAATATAGATGAAAACTAAAGATCTAATATTGATGAGTTTGAGAAATCTTAATAGACGTAAATTAAGAACATTCTTAACAGTATTAGGTGTAGTTATAGGCTCAATATCCATCATCATGATGATATCCTTAGGCTTTGGTATGACAGACTCAACTAGAAAGCAACTTGCTGCAGCAGGTTCGTTAACCCAAATCGACATCT comes from Fenollaria sporofastidiosus and encodes:
- a CDS encoding MATE family efflux transporter, giving the protein MRESRDLTQGEISPILFKLAIPLMGTSLLQMSYQITDMFWLGKVGTQAVAAVGIVGQYLWLISSLIIMCQVGLSVGVSQSFGKSDLESTKNYISGGFRLGFIISMTIAAIFIIFHNELIGLYSFKEGDAAVQELASEYMVAIAFGLGFMFLNPLFAATFNSMGNSKTPFIISSIGLVVNMVLDPLFIFVFHMGAMGTAIASVIATLVIFLIYVFIGIKNDLIYVRVNYLKKVPSEITRHILKLGVPMTLMEACHASVSMILTGYLTKLGAYAVSAMSIGSQIESISWMTANGFSFANTAFTGQNFGKGTYDRIILGFKKSMRIMATLGTATSLLLIVFARPIFSAFLPKDPVAMQAGADYLRILGYSQLFMVIEIGVTGFFNGIGRTKEPSYSGVVLNLMRIPFAIFFMKYYGLDGVWIAISLSSILKGIVAYVWFKLILKKEIEPKVIA
- a CDS encoding ABC transporter ATP-binding protein, whose amino-acid sequence is MQEIIELKNLKKAFKIGKESLLVLKGINLTLYKEQAICIVGPSGSGKSTLLNMMAGLEKPSSGEIIVGGIHIENLNEDDLTKFRQLNIGFVFQSYNLIPTLTALENVGLGLIFKGISKKERDERSAYLLEKVGLKDRMKHKPSEMSGGQQQRVSIARAFVNKPKIVFADEPTGNLDTKTSVEIMELMTTMTKKDKQTLIIVTHDLETAVYSDRIVHVRDGMIEKDEMNTDKKEAQLSEEDI
- a CDS encoding COG1361 S-layer family protein yields the protein MKKIFSILLIAIMIISTLSVNMYAGKPSDPSKPGETPTPTPTPAPAPTPVVEDDLFLVSTSTEEVKPGDETTIYFEQDNPGYRRYYNFAGNYEIYSVRATSDSPNNCYVINSYGGINGAEVRVRIPENAEAGTYRISLVGKAKRRGDDTASPVKVEGEAYIRVKEGSQRKAQLKINRVDILPDNNVAPGGSLAVGFEIENISDILARNVELNISGLAEAGLALRNGTTTQKVRSIEAGKKTYIYYEMNVSNTAKFGSYELKTALSYESEFNKETIKEDTSVFVNIGGDASQSSQLIIQDLKFPSATLGVNNTFEVSFKLRNQGQSVAKRIRATAKSEDPTGVVSRTVSEILVRDLAPGEEETVSYKFFTTKGGATKNYPINIKIEYFDDFTDTKEPKTVEQIAGVFLNNPDNAGDGKDAKKSTPKLIIDKYEFTPKLPLAGNEFEMNLSFYNTNAKKAVKNIKIDLTSQDTSKSDSNTAGSSVFTPVDSSNTFYIGRIPPNGKVEKTIKMFVVPDATAKTYNITANFEYEDDENNEYKSSENIGVPVYQESKLDIDPINYQTNAMVGDNIPITCNFYNTGKVTLYNFKVTLTADNATVNNGTYYIGNFNPGGQDVYEGTIMPNEAGELKAKVKFTYEDSTGEVKEKEEELNITVEEAPPMDPNAGPDGMPMPDGAMGETPWFKKPLFYIPVALIILGAIGFVVFKKLKNKKKEKDLNIDEN
- a CDS encoding heavy metal translocating P-type ATPase; this encodes MEKLILNGLTCANCAQKIESFAKSHDSVESASLDFINSTLSIEVKEGSDAQLVLREITSYVNNLEPDVLVTRGEDESEEEEEEGFSKLFLIRILVSLICLGAYLFIDSPYKMVFFIISYLVISYDIIIHGIKGAIHGVLAEEFLMTVATVGAILIGEHLEAILVSLLYQIGEIISDIAVDKSKDKIKELIVKSPVFATVLDGGKEIKTEPSEVSIGSRIIVREGESIAIDGVVLEGKAKVDNAHISGESEPVYVDADKNVYSGAIVKEGYLIIETTKLAKNSTAARIQELVRSSQSDKAKLETSVSKFARIYTPIVVFIAAMIGLIAPVLKIMPLKEALHTCFAFLIVSCPCAIIISVPLAYFSGIGKMSKIGILFKGTKFLDRFRNIKTFCFDKTGTLTSGKFKLVNVEAIDFDEGKALHLARLAEYHSKHPISSAIVDEREDIDKDEIISYTSLSNGVAAETKYGSVKVVTSDMQSEYKVLDTYLDDKLIAHLYIEDEIKDETKKLVTELKERNIKPVMLTGDTKIYAQKVAHDLGIDSFEAELLPQDKIKFFEKEQGHDGLVAFVGDGINDSPVIKRADIGLSMGALGSDAAIEASDIVIMDDRIEKIVNIFDTSQFVNKIILENLIFTGIVKAAIIILSLFIQLPLWLAVFGDVGVTLISILNTLRIR
- the map gene encoding type I methionyl aminopeptidase; protein product: MIYLKTKEQINKMIDAGKILVSVHHALRDKVKEGVTTMELNDFVDDFIVSQGAYPEQKGYEGFPFAICASVNDEICHGFPSKDVVLKNGDIISIDMVVNYKGWMADSCWSYPVGKISEEDQKLFDHTREAMYKAISIVDENVRIGEIGKCIEDFTRPKGYSIVKEFIGHGIGKNMHEDPQVFHYNTGVKGPRIVKGMAFTIEPMICMGSAAMKLDKNGWTARTKDGSKCVQFEHTLVLTDNGVIITTDQGDV
- a CDS encoding DUF1667 domain-containing protein, which codes for MILECVCCPVCCKIRINGDEISGNRCGRGYNYAKSLLQEEDDYVYGKIRIDSQMVSGLPVKTDKKVKKIYHQAILKEIFNLRAKAPINVGDVIKENILDLDVNIVSQKRILK